The genomic segment GCAAAATCACAGCTGCAGTTTGAATTTTCAAAAAACTCATCTCAGTCTTAATCCAGGACATGGAGTCCTGATCCACTTAGAGCAAAGACAGCGATCCAGTAAAGAGCTTGCTTCATCATCTGGGAGACTGTGAAAAGGTGAGTCATGACGACTCTGTTGCGTCTTTGCATTCTATCCTAGTTAATGTATGTTAGAGTCATAAAGCAGACCACTCAAACAAGGGCTACATGCAAGCTGTCCTATATGTTCAgcacacaaaatgttttaacaacCTTAAGCCAAAACACTCAGTAAACATTAACAAACATTAGCTGAGGTTATATACTCCAGTCAAAAGTGACTTCAGGTAGTTTTCACTCTCAAGAAATCAACATAGTTGATCACAAATTTCACAACACCACAAGCAGCTGTCAAGCAGACAAACCTGCTGTTACTTGAGGTTGTGATTTCCACGGGACGTAGTCACCTCAGAGGGCTCCAACATTCTgtggaaacaagaaaacatgagATCAATACTTTATCCACAGGGAAATCAAACGTAGCATATACAAGCTTtatcttttttgttcttaaaaggTTTTCTGATGTCACACTGGcattctgcatgatgattggaggagcTGTCTGATAGGTGTtatctgagaataaagtcagaattctgagtttagccagaataaagtcagaattctgagtttaaagtcagaataaagtcagaattctgagtttaaagtctgaattctgagtttaaagtcagaattctgagtttaaagtcagaataaagtcagaattctgagaataaagtcagaattctgagaataaagtcagagttctgagtTTAGccagaaaaaagtcagaactctgaGTATAGAAGccgaatgtgtttaattgtggtatgagggtttggtgtaattcactcaatgtgtgtgtggggtcgctgtgctctcagagggggagctcaggtgtgtatataggtggcaatatcactgtccttgtcaggtttGTGAACCGGAAGGGCAAACGGTTTTTGACCGCTGTACCGCGGAGGCGCTACTCGTGAATGTTTGTGGATTATTTGAAGGAATTTCATTATGCAAAGAAACGCACagcaataaaccaatatattgcAACTAAACAAACAGCCTGGACATTCAATCAGAGTACAAAAGAGCGATCGCCAAGGCAAAGCGCGTCAACCAGGTCATCCGGAGTCAGAAACCTCAGTAGCGGAAgtttgaggctgagctgctataATATTAGTCAAAAACCTGCACCAGTTGGAACTTTGTGGGACACTTAAGGCACGTTTGGTACGGAACGAAGAGAACGCCGGAGGTCCAGATCCCGTGAACGCCGTCATCGCACCCGCTCACGAGAGCGCAAGACGGGGGGAGCTGCTGGAAGCGGTTTGGACTTTGAGGGATTTGGAGAGCGTCTGGACGTGGATATCGAGACGCCGGAGAGCGGTGCTGGAGCTGAACCTGACTGTGGAGCATAGGATCATCGGACCATTACCATCGGACCATCAGACCATGGAACTACCGCATGGCGCCCAACGCACGGAGGTATGTGTAGCGCTACACCGGTAAATGGCCATTGAAATTGTGTGCACACATCGCCGGGCATAAACCCAATGCATTGGTCGCCGAAGCGAGGGGGACAATAAACTTTGCGTCGCATCCGTTGATTGCTGCTGGCTGTTTATGAACTGACTATTCATCATGAGAAGAAGCAGCGCTATGTCGGACACAATTGAAGCTGCTGGGACTAATGTGCAAAATGTTATTACATCTAGTAGTATGGCTGGCGGTATTGAAACGCAAACCCAAAAACGTGTGGTTAAACTCACTGCAAAGGCCCTTGCTAATGAATTAGACAGGTTGCAGTCTGGCAGAAAAGCTAAGTTAAATCAAACAGCCATCATAAGAAAATCAATACAAGATTTGATGCTAAAGCATGATAAAACAAAGGTACAGGATGCTCTTGATGAATTGTTGGAAGTCTGTCATGAAGCAAAATACATGCATAATAATTTGTTGGATTCTTTGCCTtgtgaggaaaaggaaaaacatgaaatatggttCAAGGCAAAAATGTTGCCTATTAATGAGTGTATTGCtaacacaaaaatgtgggtATCAAATGATGACAGTgttgcaaatgaaaatggtaATGTTGTGGACGAAATTAATCCTAATGACAGTGTTTCAAATATTAGTAAGCACTCGAGCCATAGGAGCCGTAGTAGTGTAAGATCAAGTACTGTATCCTCTGCAGCCATAAAGGTTGAAGCAGAAAGGGCAGCGCTTGTTGCTctggctgcagctttaaaagaaagGCATGACTTGGAGGAACAGGAACAgcagctgaaaagaaaaagagaacagcTTGATTTACAAGCTGAAATAGCTGCATCCACTGCTAAGCTGGCTGTATTACAGGCTTCAGAGTGGAGAGGTTCTTCTCAAGCACACAGCAATGGCATGAATTCCTATttggaaaaggagaaaaagaaaaggcttgaAAACTCTGTCACCACGTTGAACCCTATGGCAAAGATGTACCGTCCTGTTGGATGGAAATCAACACAAAATGGATTGTCAAAATGGTCACTACCACCCAAGGAAACCATATTAAAGGATGTGCAACCCAAGGAAACTGAGCAATGGGTCCAAGCTGCTTCAATGCATCAGTGCagccaaaaacagcagcaacaggtcAATATATCTGAAACATCGCTGCATTTTCAACACCAGTCATCAACTGCTCAACCTATGCAACAACACCACATTGGCCAAAGTCCACCTGACATACTTACCATAATGCAAAggcaaaatgaaataacagcAGCTCTGGTACAGCAACAGCATATGATGACACTACCACCACGAGATATTCCCACATTTGAGGGGGACCCTCTCCATTACAGGACGTTCATCAAAGCCTTTGAGCAAGGAGTAGAGGAAAAGGCAGGACAAGCGGATTGTTTATACTATCTGGAACAGTTCACAAGAGGACAGCCACGTGAACTGGTGCGAAGCTGCCAGCATATGGCTCCAGAGCGTGGTTATGCAGTAGCAAAGGAACTTCTCCAGAAACATTTTGGAAATCAGTACAAAATTGCAAGTGCTTATATGGAAAAGGCTCTGGCCTGGCAGACAATTAAATCTGAGGACGTAAGAACTCTGCAAGCCTATTCATTATTTCTGCGTGGATGCTGCAATGTAATGGAAGAGCTTCAGTACATGCAGGAACTGAATATGCCAGTAAATATAAGAGCCATTGTGTCAAAGCTGCCATTCAGAATGAGGGAGCAATGGAGGACCATAGCCCATGACATAATGGAGACAACCAATCAACCAGCTTGCTTCATGGATATGGTTATGTTCATTGAGCGTCGTGTCAGTATTCTTTCTGACCCTTTGTTTGGTGAGATACAGGAGTCATCTGGTGTTGCTGGGATAAAGTCTGTCACTGGGTTTAAAGCACAACCTCGATATAATATGAAAGGAAATGTCATGGCCACCACTATAACATCTATGGAAGCGCTGGAAAAGGTTGAGGAGCCCACAGCAGGCCCAGAAAAGACTGAATgcctttgctgtgctcgtagcCACTCTTTGGAGGACTGCAAACAGTTCAATGGTTGGAAGCACAAGGAAAAGATTCAGATTCTGAGGCAAAGGGgggtttgttttgcatgtttatgtgtgggACACATGAGTCGTGACTGTGAGGATCGCTtgacatgtaaaatatgtagtCAAACCCACCCCACTGTGCTTCATATTAAAAGGCAACCAGCCCCGGAAAAGTCTGAAACATCTCACCAGCCAACTTCACCTAAAACATGTGGATATACAGGGGCCGGTAAGGACCGGTGTGTGTTATCCATCCTGCCTGTGAAGGTCAAAAGTGCAAAGGGAAATCACATAATAAAAACGTATGCCTTTTTGGATCCAGGAAGTTCAGCCACATTCTGCTCAGAACAACTAATGCGGAAGCTAAACAtcacagggagaaaaaacaacttcctgttgacCACGATGGGGCAGAAAAAAGTGGTTCCAGCATATTCATTAATTGGCTTGGAGGTATCTACTCTGGACAGCAATGACTTTCATATTCTCCCAGAggttctcacacagacacaaatgccaGTCAATATTAATAACATGGTAACATCTGAAGAACTGGCAAAGTGGCCATATTTGTCCAAGGTAAACATCCCAAACATAAAAGCAAACGTCGACCTGTTAATTGGAACCAACGCTCCCAGGATTTTAGAACCCTGGGAGGTCATTAACAGTAGCGGGAATGGCCCATATGCTATAAAGACAGTGCTTGGATGGGTTGTTAACGGACCACTGAATGGAAACAGTGGTGCTTCGGAGGTGGAGCTGCCCTTGGCGATGGTGAACAGGATCTCTGTGTGCAAGCTCGAAGAAATGCTGGTCAAGCAGTACAGCTATGAGTTAAATGAGAAGCAGCACCTGTCTGAGGCAGTGGCGTCTCTTCAGGAGCGTGCTCAGTCTAACAGTGAGGCGAGGGTCCGTGAGGTAAAAGTGAAGGACCAGATCAAGCAGTTGGAGAACCAGAACACTTCTCTTAACAACCAGATGGTGGCACTGCAGCGACACACCACCACCCTACAGGAACAGAATTCAGGCTTACTCACACAAACGGCAAAACTGCAGGTGGAGAACTCCACACTCTCCTCTCAGAGTGTGTCTCTGACGGCCCAGAATGCTGTGCTGCAAGGTCAAGTCACAGCCTTGGAGACGGAGGTAGAGTCATGGCAGCGACAGCGTGAGGAGGCATGGCGGGCTCGAGAAAGTGTGCTCAGTGACCACGAACGCCTGCTGAGTGTTCAGGAAAGGCAAGCGTACGAGTATGAGCAGCTGATCAGTCAGCATGCATCGTTGAAAGGCAAACAGAGGGCACTAGAGAATGAACACAGGACGCTGCACAACAAGTATTGTGTTTTGGTGCAGCAGAAGGAGAATTGGGACGAGCATGAAGGGCGTGgtcagaaggagaaggaggaattAAACCAGGAGACTCAGAAGAATCGGCTTCTGCAGCAAGAGAATCTGCAGCTGAAAACAgaagtggacagacagacagagagccaaTCAAAGCTCTCAGAGGATGCTATGGCCTGGAACCACTCATGGCTGCTTGGCAGGGTTCTGGAGGTTTTTCCAGATAAACAAGGGCTGGTTCCGTGAGGTTACAGACAAGGGCCAACATTATTGAAAGGCCAGTGACGAAACTTTGTTTGGTACATGGAATATAGATTTGTCTGTACTGCACTTTAATGTAACTGTATCAACACATTATTTGCTCCtgtcttgttgtgtttgaattgtTATGTCAGGCTGCCATTAACAATTAGGGGCCGGTGTATAGAAGccgaatgtgtttaattgtggtatgagggtttggtgtaattcactcaatgtgtgtgtggggtcgctgtgctctcagagggggagctcaggtgtgtatataggtggcaatatcactgtccttgtcaggtttGTGAACCGGAAGGGCAAACGGTTTTTGACCGCTGTACCGCGGAGGCGCTACTCGTGAATGTTTGTGGATTATTTGAAGGAATTTCATTATGCAAAGAAACGCACagcaataaaccaatatattgcAACTAAACAAACAGCCTGGACATTCAATCAGAGTACAAAAGAGCGATCGCCAAGGCAAAGCGCGTCAACCAGGTCATCCGGAGTCAGAAACCTCAGTAGCGGAAgtttgaggctgagctgctataatactgagtttaaagtcatactaaaatcagaattctgagaaaagggTGAGAGTTCTGAGTTTAGCCagaaaaaatcagaattttgagaaTAGCGTCAGAATTCtaagtttaaagtcagaatgaagtaagaattctgagaataaagtcagaaatctgagtTTAGccagaataaagtcagaattctgagtttaaagtcagaataaagtcagaattctgagaataaagtcagagttctgagtTTAGccagaaaaaagtcagaattttgagaataaagtcataattctgagtttaaagtcagaatgaagtcagaattctgagaataaagtcagaaatctgagttttatcagaattctgactttaaagtttaaagtcagaactcaaattgttttttcctgtgtggccctaatcctcttccgtatgAGTGAGTTATCCTTTGATGATCCCTTAAAAAAGTAATCCACCTGAGTCCctcggacacaaaaaaaaaaaaataaagacagaaacattttctgaattttaacccctaatttaaaaaaacaaacaaaaaaaacaaaacactagaaGTTAATTATTTTCCAAAGGGATTATCCCATCCTGGGAGTGTCAAAAAGGGGCAGCAACATTGAATTTGAtccattgttattttatttgcaaagtcAGGTTGTAAATAAATTGCATCACTCTATTGCATAAACTCTATTAAAGACTGCCATAGAaatagtatgtatgtattttaaagcaaaaaaaaagcaaaggttAATTATCCACCCCATATATGCAAACTGGATTTTCTTCGAGGGAGGGATTATCAGAGCCTGAAATTGTCAGCAACACAGgattatcatcattttttacatttacttacaAAATATCGTTAAAGTTTCTCCCTGCTTCTAAAACTGAGGTCAACAGTGAATTCAACAAGGAATACCAAATGAACTCCAGAGAGGgttacatgaaaataaaatacagttatcCAAGCTCTGTCTGTTACATAGCTGAACAAGAATAATTAATAGTAATATAGGCTGACATTATAACACACTAACCATTTAGACAATGTATTCCTGCTTCATCtttattaaccttttttttccttcatgttcCCAGTGGAGCATTCTGGGTGATTTCTAAGCAGCCTAAGTAAGTCCTTTTGGATCAGACCTAATaatatgaaacacaaacagttgCATTTGTGGCATGCTGTCAACCCTCTCAGGCGTTGGGTCGAATCGCAGCATAGTTCTTGATGACTCCAGAGAACCTGATGGTGTGAATTTCAGGCTCCTTGCTTTTGAAGTCCTGCCACAGGTACTCAGGTGATAGAAGCTTAGTGGGCTTGTTGATCCACATGTACCTAAAATtgcagaggaaaataaatgtttgatggACTGGCTAAAGAAGCATAGGCCATGGAAATAATGGATCTAAAGGCTTGTCAAGTAAAGGGTGTGTCTGTAGAGAAAATGTGGTGAGACAGTGACAAGAGGACGTAAAAGAATGGTTTGCACGAGCACACTCTACAGCCTTCTCTTAGAAATATGTGACTTTCAATGAAGTTGAAGAGAATGGATGAGGTAGACTGAGACTGGGGCACCGTGGATTAGCCAGCTAGCTGAAAGTGATAGGAAAACCCCCAGATGGTCTGTGCTCTGCTTACCTGTTTAGGTGACTCTCCTCCTGCCAGGCTGCCTCAATGCCTTTTTTAGCATCGTCCTTAAAGTTTTCGCTGCAAGTTTTGGTGAGCTGATGTACTTCCTGTACTTGGCCTCCATATGCCCCTCCACAGTAGTAGAAGTCGCCTTCCCCGAGACCAATGTAGGCTTTGGAGGACGGCCGCCGCTCATAGGGTAACACATCACGGTTGGTTTTGTAGTATCCTGCAAATGCAATTGAAAAGAAAGGGGAACGTTCACAAAACCAGGAAGATCAAGATAAAGAAACACCAGACTGCTGTGTCATGGGGGTTAATGGCTGGGACCCGGTGGACTGAAGGTGCTGTCTCCTGGATTGTTACCTTGGCTTTATCATAAAGAAGAGGAAATAATTCTCTTTTGACCTGGATGAATCACAGCAACTAGTCTGTCCAACGACTCTGTCCCCCAGCGGTCATAGAACTTGGAGTCCACATCCAGACAGAAGATGTAGTCAGTGTTGTCTTGAAGCTCCTCCTCTATCAATTTCTGGATGATCTCCATCCTGCGTGCAGAGATCTCCTGCCAACGGTCAGCACTGGGTACGGTATGCACCGTCAACTGGAGGCGGAGAAGAAGATGTCTTTAAAACATGATGGAACAAAGGTTAGGGAAACAAAACTGAAGTCCTTTACCTTTCTgccagcagccattttgacttTGGGCACTTCCTTTGGCTTGTCGGTAAAGACGTGCATGTGGACAGTGAAACCTACAAAGAAGTGCTGTTCTGCTGTTTCCAGGAAATCCTTCAGGAACATGGTGTACCTGTGGAGAAGATGAGAGGGGTCACCTCCAGGTTAAAGGTAAAACTAGAAGTGTTGCATTCATGGTTGCATGCAGAGCAGAGCATTGTGACATCATACTTTCCCACAGCGAACACAGTAGCTGCGATGCTGATGTTCTTTGGTTTGTAGATGGCGTCTAACAGATTGGGGTTGAAAGATCCTTCCCAGACAACAGGAGCCAACCAGGGAGTCACCGTCACTACATTGGTACGACTATGACGAAAGACAGAAGCTGatgtcatcaacaacatcaaacaGCCAGTCAGGATGACGACACTGAGCAATACTCACCCATGGATGATGCTGGGCTGTTTGTACtttaaactgaaacacaaacattaaggTTTGCTGATGAGCAAAAGACACACAACAGTCTGAAACATGATAATAATCCCTGCAACTTGATTTTCCTCAGGTGTCTGTTtctcccctttctgtcccccacctgtcctctgtcccccaaccatgccttgagataatgtatgttgcgatccggtgctatacaaatacgaTTGAACTGAATTAAAAAGTCTGAACTGCTTAATACTGCAAACACTTCCCTCCTCTAGTGAAGATGAAAAGGATGAATATGAGCATACTGCACTTACTGATCAGGGGATTTCAGGTGGCCTTCAGGGCAAAAAGTAATGGTTTTAGCAGCACATCTacagatgacacacagacacatacacaaaccAGAGCATCAGTCAGAGTGGATGGATCTATCTGAACCAAGCCAACAGATACAAAACTAATTGTGATGCCGCCGTAGTTGGAATTGTTGACTGAATGTGGAGAGACAGCGGCGCACAGTTTCTATATCATCGCTTCCTGATTGTGAACAGTGTGAGGTGTGTGATGTGAGGTTGTTGGACCAGTGAGAATAAAGGGGGAAGCATTGTTGGCATGTGTTTTTTGCTGAAGAAGATGAATTATAATTGGGGTTTGCTTTTTTGCACACCAATTTGTGATAGTGAACCTCGTGTACACATCTTACTTAACCAGTAAGTAACTGTGGTCGAACCTATGGGCCGTAATCAGGGGTTGGCCAAAAACTTCCCATGAtaacgtttcagttggaggacaggttgacTCAGGGGGTATCAGCAACTCTCAGGTTACCGGCCCAGTTCCGATCCACTCATTGTATCGCTGCTGCTTGAGGACTTCACCACAAAATGGAATGGGAGGCAACCGTGTACAATGTCTAACTGGAGCAGGTGACTACAGCCTTCCCGCATGCAGTTTTTCAAGTTCAGCAGGTCCTACAAAAATCTTTATATTAAACGTACCGCCGTTCATAAGTAATGAGGCTCTGATGAAGGAACTGCGATTAAAATGATACTGTAGATCTGAAGCACGTTTCAGGAGACAGGTGTTTATGATACTCAAGGACAACAGATCGGAGTTAAATATGGCTCTGAAGTTCAGAGTAGATGATTATGATTATACAGTTCACGTCACATCTCCCTCAAATGTTTCGGTTGCGGGGCAGAGGGACACTGCAGGCTACAGAAGCCCAGACGGGCAGCAGCACTGACCCACTAATGAAAAATGTCCATTCGTGAACATAGCTACTGACCCGTCCACTGATGTGCCCTCGGTCTTCTCAGAGGGCTCCAATGTtctgtgaaaaaacaaagaaaaacaatgacaccaggccagtgtgtgtgtgttccaggtattacgcCTCATGCGGGAATCTGAATTTGTTTACAGCGTCACATAGTCTGGACTTGTTTTCCTGTGCATTCAAATTTGATTTTCACAACTTGTGTAGACTAAAACTATAGCAGTGGGGTGTGGTtagagctggaggagagggaggagtggcttagccggtgatcagacagctggacggaatcaggtaatcagtcagctatataagcacgctcgtaacctggttctggtctcttgcagtaggctgggtccagTGAGAGAGAAGTGGAGCAGAGGCGGCTGCATCCACCGTGTTCCTGCAGCCGTCAGAGTGACGGCGGCGCTTTTTGAGACATTTCAGTTgaactttatttgtttctgtcacCTTTGACAATAAACCGGACTAAAagtatcacatatagaaatgacttcAATTTGACTGAAACTAATAagcattttagtccaaaagtCAAATTTTAGACTGCTACCCACACGTAACTGGGACACTGAGCCTACTAAGCCGTGTCAGTCAAAAACTAATTAGCCAATGGGGACGCTCTGCTGAAAAACCCCGCCCACCCGAGAGGTTTGTGCCAAAACTGCAAGAAaaaaatcagggagcgcaaaccGAAGACGAGAGACAGCGCAAAAGTATGAGCttagagagagaagcagagggaaccgtaaaaaaaataatgttaataatttaCACTATTTGACAAATTATTTATAAGTTAAAAGTTATAAGTTTTATTTctgaaattatttttgtttgtttcttttggcacaaatctaattccatattaGACTAACTAAGGAAAtgatgcaatgtcctctgaagtgatgaaaaccagtgtgtgtgtgttttacctgttGGTGTTGAAGTTGTACATGACTCTGTGGAGACAAACAAGAGTACTAAGTATTGGTAGTACTaattacagcagcaacagcactgcggtaacagcagtaacacaggttattgtgttctAATAGTACAATGACTGCAATACTGGTTATAGTATTGCAGTCATTGTAATATTAGAATTCAAATTATAGTACGAAAGCAACTGCAGTATTAGTACTGCAGTTCAATAATTTGTAGTACAAATGCAATTAATGTAGTATTACCCTTCAGTAATAGTACTCCTCTAAGTGCAGTATTAGTACTAGGACAATGGTAGTAACAGTGGgtatgagaaaaagaaaatatattcaGATAATATCGTTGCTCTTAAAAGCTTTAcaagtttttctctttgtgtaaACATTTGTCTTGTTTCTTTCATCTCCCTGGCAGCTTGCTTCATTCTGTTACCGGTGACTGGCTGTGAATCACCTTCAGAATTTAAAGCGAAGTCTAAGTCTTTGTTAAGAACTGAGCTGGAAAGAAAACGGGTAGCCTGGCAGCTCATGGAAACAGCCTCTCGCAGAAAAGTTTAAACCTAGCAGTAATTTAGTAAGTATAAGAACTTTTCTAACAGTAGTATTAGTACTTCAGTACTCACCccagcagcagaacaaacagaaaaatccCAGACACAGCTTTGATGCTTAACAAATTCATCTCACACTGCAGATCCAGATAATCCAGATGCAAAGCAAATAGAGCACTGAGCTTGTTCCTTGTGACCCAGCAGGTTGTAAACTTGGGCATGTTATGCAAAATAGATTCTGCATATACACCTACCACCTGGCTATAGGTGTGTCTTTACCTTCTGCTGATAATGTTCACTCCTCGGTGATCAGACTTTTACTAAACTGCTCACTGCAGCTCAATTAACTCGGGCGACCAGAACAGAACAAACCGACAAGAACGTGCAGGTTCTGATGATGATCAGGAGACAGAGATGAAAATGAAGGTTAACATATACAGGGTGTCAGGCAATAAAAGGACCTCACACTGTTccacagttattattattgtgtccAATAGTAAGTGGTTTTGAAGTGCATGTGACCATGTGTCTGAGGACGGGCAGCCGTTTCAGGAAGCAAAGCTGCAGCGTGTACATTGCTACAAACTGGTGTGCTGAATATcactttttaac from the Solea senegalensis isolate Sse05_10M linkage group LG9, IFAPA_SoseM_1, whole genome shotgun sequence genome contains:
- the LOC122774639 gene encoding globoside alpha-1,3-N-acetylgalactosaminyltransferase 1-like, producing the protein MPKFTTCWVTRNKLSALFALHLDYLDLQCEMNLLSIKAVSGIFLFVLLLGVMYNFNTNRTLEPSEKTEGTSVDGCAAKTITFCPEGHLKSPDHLKYKQPSIIHGRTNVVTVTPWLAPVVWEGSFNPNLLDAIYKPKNISIAATVFAVGKYTMFLKDFLETAEQHFFVGFTVHMHVFTDKPKEVPKVKMAAGRKLTVHTVPSADRWQEISARRMEIIQKLIEEELQDNTDYIFCLDVDSKFYDRWGTESLDRLVAVIHPGYYKTNRDVLPYERRPSSKAYIGLGEGDFYYCGGAYGGQVQEVHQLTKTCSENFKDDAKKGIEAAWQEESHLNRYMWINKPTKLLSPEYLWQDFKSKEPEIHTIRFSGVIKNYAAIRPNA